In Hymenobacter gelipurpurascens, one DNA window encodes the following:
- a CDS encoding DUF4296 domain-containing protein: MKNRFVLLLFLLSGIVGACQKPEDVVPPRQLVPQNKMVSLLADIHILESRVDAAALPTDSARALFRQQQQQLFKRYDVTDSSFRQSYRYYAVHGKDLDDIYKTVVDTLSKREIRLGGHPE; encoded by the coding sequence GTGAAAAATCGTTTTGTACTTCTACTGTTTCTCCTGAGTGGTATCGTCGGGGCCTGTCAAAAGCCCGAAGATGTAGTGCCGCCGCGCCAGCTGGTGCCCCAAAACAAGATGGTGAGCCTGCTCGCGGATATACACATTCTGGAGTCTCGTGTAGATGCTGCCGCCCTGCCCACCGACTCGGCCCGGGCCCTGTTTCGGCAGCAGCAGCAGCAGCTGTTTAAGCGCTACGATGTCACGGATTCCTCGTTTCGGCAGAGTTACCGCTATTACGCCGTGCATGGCAAAGACCTTGACGACATCTATAAAACGGTGGTAGACACGCTCAGCAAGCGCGAAATCCGGCTGGGCGGCCACCCAGAGTAG
- a CDS encoding helix-turn-helix domain-containing protein, with protein sequence MKQPVKEFRLLESVSDFTQHFGFPSPVHPLVAVIDLEQTRHVVPQTAPALRQLYIITLKKNLKGVIQYGRGAYDFNAGVLAFYAPGQLCESNDSVDISELSGWMLVFHPDLLHKYPLGKKITSYGFFSYQVHEALHLAAREEGMLDGLVKNIRRECEQPIDGFSQDVLVSQLDVLLSYSNRFYHRQFLTRRPAEHDLLTRFEEYLTAYFAQQEEHPLPTVQHFADALHVSPAYLGDMLRVLTGQNTQQHIHQALINKAKQLLLGTSLTINETAFQLGFEYPQYFTRLFKSKTGLTPAAFRFSAQ encoded by the coding sequence ATGAAACAGCCCGTCAAAGAATTTCGGTTGCTAGAGTCCGTTTCAGATTTCACGCAGCATTTTGGCTTTCCCAGCCCGGTGCATCCGTTGGTGGCGGTTATTGATCTGGAGCAAACCCGGCACGTGGTGCCTCAAACGGCGCCTGCTCTGCGTCAGCTCTACATCATCACGCTCAAGAAAAACCTGAAGGGAGTGATACAGTACGGTCGCGGCGCCTATGATTTTAATGCCGGTGTACTGGCATTTTATGCGCCCGGCCAACTGTGTGAGAGCAACGACTCGGTTGATATTTCGGAGTTGAGTGGCTGGATGCTGGTCTTCCATCCTGATCTGCTGCACAAATACCCACTCGGCAAGAAAATTACCAGCTACGGGTTCTTCTCTTATCAGGTGCACGAAGCACTGCACTTGGCGGCTCGTGAGGAAGGTATGCTGGATGGCTTGGTTAAAAATATCCGGCGGGAGTGTGAGCAGCCAATTGATGGCTTCAGTCAGGATGTGCTGGTGTCGCAACTGGATGTGCTGCTGAGCTACTCCAACCGCTTCTACCACCGGCAGTTCCTGACGCGCCGCCCCGCCGAGCACGATTTACTTACTCGCTTCGAGGAATACCTGACGGCGTATTTCGCGCAGCAAGAGGAGCACCCGCTGCCCACGGTGCAGCACTTTGCCGATGCGCTCCATGTGTCGCCGGCTTACTTGGGTGATATGCTTCGGGTGCTGACCGGGCAGAACACGCAGCAGCATATTCATCAGGCCCTGATCAATAAGGCCAAACAACTGCTGCTCGGTACCTCGCTTACCATCAATGAAACGGCGTTTCAGCTGGGCTTCGAGTATCCGCAGTATTTCACCCGCTTGTTTAAGAGCAAAACGGGCCTTACGCCAGCGGCCTTCCGCTTTTCGGCACAATAG
- a CDS encoding DUF423 domain-containing protein, whose product MTARIILQLAALLGALGVGIGAFGAHGLRKMLEASGRFETFETAVRYQFYHALALLAIGILYHLRPELRGLGTTAWLWLGGVLIFSGSLYVLCLTGINKLGAVTPIGGVLLIAGWITLFLAARQL is encoded by the coding sequence ATGACGGCTCGCATTATTCTTCAACTGGCGGCTCTGCTGGGCGCCCTCGGGGTGGGCATTGGCGCATTTGGCGCGCACGGCCTGCGCAAGATGCTGGAAGCCTCCGGCCGCTTCGAAACTTTCGAAACGGCTGTTCGCTACCAGTTTTACCATGCGCTGGCCTTGCTGGCCATCGGCATTCTGTACCACCTGCGGCCCGAACTGCGCGGCCTGGGCACCACGGCGTGGCTGTGGCTGGGCGGTGTGCTCATTTTCAGCGGCTCGCTGTACGTGCTGTGCCTTACGGGCATTAACAAGCTGGGCGCCGTTACGCCCATCGGGGGCGTGCTGCTCATTGCCGGCTGGATTACGCTGTTTCTGGCCGCCCGCCAGCTCTAG
- a CDS encoding vWA domain-containing protein — protein MQQLWQQLLAPVLESVRYATLASYTWAEPRLLLLIPAIPLLFVVRWLLAHRRRSKLGVAFVKGQIPRDWSTLLRFLPDVVLGLSMAFALVALARPQRTDERVVQTGEGIDVLLVLDVSGSMELQDLRPNRLEAAKRVAKEFIDGRQGDRIGLVVFAGDAYSLAPLTTDYDLLRDDLEGLRLGMIPNDGTAIGTALGVATNRLRDSRSRSKVCILISDGENTAGSLDPLTAAQLAHAYGLKIYTIGLGQDGLVPYGTDETGRPRFVQTRLDETTMRQISQAGEGQFFRATDNAALRQVFRQIDKFEKSEIKQTRYRNTKDYYRIYLFWSLGFWLLWLGLKNTFLTNALED, from the coding sequence ATGCAACAACTCTGGCAGCAGCTCCTGGCCCCGGTTCTGGAAAGTGTGCGCTACGCCACGCTGGCCAGCTACACCTGGGCCGAGCCACGCCTGTTGCTGCTGATACCGGCCATTCCGCTGCTGTTTGTGGTGCGGTGGCTGCTGGCCCATCGGCGCCGCTCCAAGCTCGGGGTGGCCTTCGTGAAAGGCCAGATTCCGCGCGACTGGAGCACGCTGCTGCGTTTTTTGCCCGATGTGGTACTAGGTCTGAGTATGGCTTTTGCACTCGTGGCCCTGGCCCGCCCCCAGCGCACGGATGAACGCGTGGTGCAGACCGGTGAGGGCATTGATGTGCTGCTGGTGCTGGATGTATCGGGCTCCATGGAGCTGCAGGATTTGCGCCCCAACCGCCTGGAAGCTGCCAAACGCGTGGCCAAAGAGTTTATTGACGGCCGCCAGGGCGACCGGATAGGCCTGGTAGTGTTTGCCGGTGATGCCTATTCCCTCGCCCCGCTCACCACCGACTACGACCTGCTGCGCGACGACCTCGAGGGGCTCCGGCTAGGCATGATTCCCAACGACGGCACCGCCATCGGGACAGCGCTGGGCGTGGCCACGAACCGCCTGCGCGATTCCCGCTCACGCTCCAAAGTGTGCATTTTGATTTCCGATGGTGAGAACACCGCCGGCAGCCTCGACCCGCTCACGGCGGCGCAACTGGCTCACGCCTACGGCCTGAAAATCTATACCATAGGCCTAGGCCAGGATGGCCTCGTGCCCTACGGCACCGACGAAACCGGCCGCCCCCGCTTTGTGCAAACCCGCCTCGACGAAACCACCATGCGTCAGATTTCGCAGGCCGGCGAAGGCCAGTTCTTCCGGGCCACCGATAATGCGGCGTTGCGTCAGGTATTCCGCCAGATAGACAAATTCGAGAAATCCGAAATCAAGCAGACGCGCTACCGCAACACCAAAGACTATTATCGCATTTATCTGTTCTGGTCTCTGGGATTCTGGCTGCTCTGGCTAGGCCTCAAAAACACCTTCCTGACCAACGCACTGGAAGATTAA
- a CDS encoding aldo/keto reductase, with amino-acid sequence MSAIKKVALGSQGLEVPVEGLGCMGMTAGVNGMSVYGEADEAESLATLHRALELGVNLLDTADLYGPMLNERLVGRAIAGRRQEVILATKFGFEVDDNENWTGQLNGHPAYARKSLERSLRNLGTEYIDLYYLHRHDPTVPIEDTIGEMSRFVAEGKVRYLGVSETPTEVLRRAHAVHPITALQTEYSLFDRGVEEKGSLQAARELGIGFVAYSPLGRGFLSGDIKSPDDFEANDSRRYFPRYQGENFYKNLELVEKLTALAESKGVTTAQLALAWVLAQGVVAIPGTKRRKYLELNVAAAGMALTPQELAELEAIMPVGSSAGDAYPELFN; translated from the coding sequence ATGAGCGCTATCAAAAAAGTAGCCCTGGGAAGCCAGGGATTAGAAGTACCAGTTGAGGGATTAGGTTGCATGGGTATGACGGCGGGCGTGAACGGCATGAGTGTGTATGGCGAGGCCGATGAAGCCGAGAGCCTCGCTACTCTGCACCGGGCGCTGGAGCTGGGCGTGAACCTGCTGGATACGGCCGACTTATACGGCCCCATGCTCAATGAGCGCCTGGTGGGACGTGCCATTGCCGGACGCCGTCAGGAAGTTATTCTGGCCACTAAGTTCGGCTTCGAGGTTGATGATAACGAGAACTGGACCGGCCAGCTGAACGGCCATCCGGCCTACGCCCGCAAGAGCCTCGAACGCTCCCTGCGCAACCTTGGTACTGAGTACATCGACCTGTATTACCTGCACCGCCACGACCCCACTGTGCCCATCGAGGATACCATTGGTGAGATGAGCCGGTTTGTGGCCGAGGGCAAAGTGCGCTACCTGGGCGTCTCGGAAACCCCAACTGAAGTGTTGCGCCGTGCCCACGCCGTGCACCCCATTACAGCCCTGCAAACCGAGTACTCGCTCTTTGACCGGGGCGTGGAGGAGAAAGGCAGCCTGCAGGCGGCGCGGGAGCTGGGCATTGGCTTCGTGGCCTACTCGCCGCTGGGCCGGGGCTTCCTCTCCGGCGACATCAAGTCTCCCGACGATTTTGAGGCCAATGATTCGCGCCGCTATTTCCCGCGCTACCAAGGCGAAAACTTCTACAAGAACCTGGAGCTGGTGGAAAAACTAACGGCGCTGGCCGAAAGCAAAGGCGTGACCACCGCGCAGCTGGCCCTGGCCTGGGTACTAGCCCAGGGCGTAGTGGCCATTCCCGGCACCAAGCGCCGCAAGTATCTGGAGCTGAACGTGGCCGCCGCTGGTATGGCGCTGACGCCGCAGGAGCTAGCTGAACTAGAAGCCATTATGCCGGTTGGTAGTTCGGCGGGCGATGCTTACCCAGAGCTGTTCAACTAA
- a CDS encoding DUF1573 domain-containing protein gives MKKILLLALSLSTMGFAAQAQAVKPANAQTKVAGPQIQFEEMKFDFGSIKQGDIVDHTFKFKNVGTQPLVISNIGVSCGCTTPDWTKEPVMPGKTGTVTAKFNSAGKMGMQNKVLTIESNSAAGNAMVSLVGEVKDATSADASMATPAAVSPSEMDAKDAKQKTKVSDSKIKMKKKAS, from the coding sequence ATGAAAAAGATACTCTTGCTGGCCTTGTCGCTCTCGACCATGGGCTTCGCCGCGCAGGCGCAGGCCGTGAAACCCGCCAACGCCCAGACCAAAGTAGCTGGTCCGCAAATCCAGTTTGAGGAAATGAAGTTTGACTTCGGCTCGATCAAGCAGGGTGATATCGTTGACCACACCTTCAAATTCAAGAATGTAGGCACCCAGCCCCTGGTAATTTCCAACATCGGCGTGAGCTGCGGCTGCACCACCCCCGACTGGACGAAAGAGCCCGTGATGCCCGGCAAGACCGGCACCGTAACGGCCAAGTTCAACAGCGCCGGCAAAATGGGCATGCAGAACAAAGTCCTAACCATTGAGTCGAACTCAGCTGCCGGCAACGCGATGGTATCGTTGGTAGGTGAGGTGAAAGATGCTACTTCGGCAGATGCTTCAATGGCTACGCCAGCTGCCGTTTCGCCTTCTGAGATGGACGCCAAAGATGCCAAGCAAAAGACCAAAGTGAGCGACAGCAAAATTAAGATGAAGAAGAAAGCTTCCTAA
- a CDS encoding YggS family pyridoxal phosphate-dependent enzyme, producing MSIADNIHRLQQDLTGTSARLVAVTKTHPVELLQEAYNAGSRIFGENRVQEMAAKQPELPADIEWHLIGHLQTNKVKYIAPFVHTIQSIDSLKLLQEVEKQAARFERQIQVLLQFHIAKEETKTGLSLPEAEALLQSAEFRAMQHVRVAGVMGIATNTPDEHQLRREFRELRGYFDNLKSLYFPDDEAFREVSMGMSSDYKLALQEGSTLIRVGSAIFGAR from the coding sequence ATGTCCATAGCCGATAACATTCACCGCCTGCAGCAAGACCTCACCGGCACTTCTGCCCGGCTCGTCGCCGTGACCAAAACGCATCCAGTAGAGCTGCTGCAAGAGGCCTACAACGCGGGCAGCCGCATCTTTGGCGAGAACCGCGTGCAGGAAATGGCCGCCAAGCAGCCCGAGCTTCCCGCCGACATTGAGTGGCACCTCATCGGCCACCTCCAGACCAACAAGGTGAAGTACATTGCCCCCTTCGTGCACACCATTCAGAGCATTGATAGCCTGAAGCTGCTGCAGGAAGTGGAGAAACAGGCCGCCCGCTTTGAGCGCCAAATTCAGGTGCTCCTGCAGTTTCACATTGCCAAGGAAGAAACCAAAACCGGCCTTTCGCTGCCTGAGGCGGAAGCGTTGCTGCAGTCGGCGGAGTTCCGGGCCATGCAGCACGTGCGCGTGGCCGGCGTGATGGGCATTGCCACCAACACCCCCGATGAGCACCAGCTACGCCGCGAGTTTCGGGAGCTGCGCGGCTACTTCGACAACCTAAAGTCGTTGTACTTCCCTGACGACGAAGCTTTTCGGGAAGTATCCATGGGCATGAGCTCCGACTACAAGCTGGCCCTGCAGGAAGGAAGCACCCTTATTCGGGTGGGCAGCGCTATTTTTGGTGCCCGCTAG
- a CDS encoding DUF922 domain-containing protein has protein sequence MLSTFSIPLLLLSSLGRLLQGPTTPAATAAKPAPAAAPTTIEWRADRRLTWEDFKARPNTDRLAALTSSTIDAKVGCIDYQFSAQVRAIFVPTESWVRNPATASPNLLRHEQLHFDITELHTRKLRQKLSLVKLDCLHLQPAFNNITKLAFLEWQREEAKYDVDTNHGLNIPRQQFWEEQTKQKLQQFEAFALK, from the coding sequence ATGCTGTCGACTTTTTCCATTCCGCTGCTCCTGCTGAGCTCCCTGGGCCGACTGCTGCAGGGCCCTACCACGCCCGCAGCCACAGCGGCCAAACCAGCCCCTGCGGCAGCCCCTACCACCATCGAGTGGCGCGCCGACCGCCGCCTGACGTGGGAGGATTTCAAGGCCCGCCCCAATACCGACCGGCTGGCGGCCCTTACCTCTTCCACCATCGATGCCAAAGTGGGCTGCATCGATTACCAGTTCTCGGCGCAGGTGCGGGCCATTTTTGTGCCTACTGAGTCGTGGGTGCGTAACCCCGCCACGGCCAGCCCCAACCTACTCCGGCACGAGCAGCTGCACTTCGATATAACGGAGCTGCACACCCGAAAGCTGCGCCAGAAGCTGAGCCTCGTGAAGCTGGATTGCCTGCACCTGCAGCCAGCCTTCAACAACATCACGAAGCTCGCGTTTCTGGAATGGCAGCGCGAAGAAGCCAAGTACGACGTGGATACCAACCACGGCCTGAACATTCCGCGCCAGCAGTTTTGGGAAGAGCAGACTAAGCAGAAGCTTCAGCAGTTTGAGGCCTTTGCGCTCAAATAA
- a CDS encoding ATP-dependent DNA helicase, producing the protein MLSVRTPSVRDYFPYEPTQDQALLFQQLDIFLKDQLPGRKAFVLRGYAGTGKTTVVSALVQWLHQMGRKYTLMAPTGRAAKVMSTYSGVAASTIHKKIYRQTSGTPSQGLTFQRQPNRAQDTLFIVDEASMISDEKAFGQNGLLDDVINYVFEKPTNRLLLIGDTAQLPPVGQLLSPALDPELLQHRFRADVLSVELRQVMRQAEQSGILMNATVLREELREEQPHIQFFTKGYPDIFSMQGDKLEDGLRWAYKNFGHENSTIICRSNKNANQYNQYIRRILFEAEDEIESGDYLMVVRNNYYWLPKDSEIGFLANGDFVQVVKIIRRTEEFGFRFADARVRLVDYPDEPDIEVKLLLDTLHTDSPALSSDQNKALYDAVNEDYAHLETKKDRTAALRKDPFLNALQVKFAYALTCHKAQGGQWQAVFVDHGFLKEDMVNSEFARWLYTAVTRSSEKLFLLNFNPKLIGDAPTE; encoded by the coding sequence ATGCTCTCCGTCAGAACTCCCTCCGTCCGCGACTACTTCCCCTACGAACCCACTCAGGATCAGGCGCTACTGTTTCAGCAGCTTGATATATTTCTAAAAGACCAGCTGCCAGGCCGCAAGGCTTTCGTGCTGCGTGGCTACGCCGGAACGGGCAAAACCACAGTGGTAAGTGCCTTGGTGCAGTGGCTGCATCAGATGGGGCGCAAGTACACCCTGATGGCGCCCACGGGCCGTGCTGCCAAGGTGATGAGCACGTATTCGGGAGTGGCGGCCAGTACCATCCACAAGAAAATCTATCGCCAGACCAGCGGCACGCCCAGCCAGGGTCTCACGTTCCAGCGCCAGCCTAACCGCGCTCAGGATACGCTCTTTATCGTGGATGAGGCTTCCATGATTTCCGATGAGAAAGCCTTTGGTCAGAACGGTCTCCTCGATGACGTCATCAACTACGTGTTTGAGAAGCCCACAAACCGGCTGCTGCTCATCGGCGATACGGCCCAGCTGCCGCCTGTAGGTCAGTTGCTGTCTCCGGCCCTCGACCCGGAGCTGCTGCAGCACCGTTTCCGGGCCGATGTACTGTCGGTGGAGTTGCGCCAAGTGATGCGCCAGGCCGAGCAGTCGGGGATTCTGATGAACGCTACGGTGCTGCGCGAAGAGCTGCGGGAGGAACAGCCACACATCCAGTTCTTCACCAAAGGCTACCCCGATATCTTCTCCATGCAGGGCGATAAGCTGGAAGATGGCCTACGCTGGGCCTACAAGAACTTCGGACACGAGAACAGCACCATCATCTGCCGCTCTAACAAGAACGCCAACCAGTACAACCAGTACATCCGGCGCATTCTGTTTGAGGCCGAGGACGAGATTGAATCTGGGGATTACCTCATGGTAGTGCGCAACAACTACTACTGGCTCCCGAAGGACTCCGAAATCGGCTTCCTGGCCAACGGCGACTTTGTGCAGGTAGTCAAAATCATCCGGCGCACCGAGGAGTTTGGCTTCCGCTTCGCCGATGCCCGCGTGCGACTCGTGGATTACCCGGATGAGCCCGACATTGAAGTAAAGCTGCTGCTGGATACGCTCCACACCGACAGCCCGGCCCTTTCCAGCGACCAGAACAAAGCGCTCTACGACGCCGTGAACGAGGATTATGCCCACCTCGAAACCAAGAAAGACCGCACTGCCGCGCTGCGCAAAGACCCGTTTCTGAACGCGCTACAAGTAAAGTTTGCCTATGCCCTTACGTGCCACAAAGCCCAGGGCGGCCAGTGGCAGGCGGTGTTCGTAGATCATGGCTTCCTGAAGGAAGATATGGTGAATAGCGAGTTTGCCCGTTGGCTCTACACAGCTGTTACGCGGTCCTCCGAAAAGCTGTTTCTGCTCAACTTCAATCCTAAGCTCATCGGCGACGCGCCTACGGAGTAA
- a CDS encoding tRNA-binding protein, producing MITWSDFERVDLRVGTILEAREFPAARKPAYQLLIDFGPELGHKKSSAQITHHYQPTDLIGRQVLCVVNFPPRQIANFMSEVLVTGAADAVGHIVLASFPVPVPNGSRLH from the coding sequence ATGATAACCTGGTCTGACTTTGAGCGCGTGGATCTGCGCGTGGGCACTATTCTGGAAGCCAGGGAGTTTCCGGCGGCTCGCAAGCCTGCGTATCAGCTGCTCATTGATTTCGGCCCGGAGCTAGGCCACAAAAAGTCGAGCGCTCAAATCACGCATCATTATCAGCCCACCGACCTAATAGGCCGGCAGGTGCTGTGCGTGGTCAATTTCCCGCCACGCCAGATTGCTAATTTTATGTCGGAAGTGCTGGTAACGGGCGCGGCCGACGCCGTTGGGCACATCGTACTGGCTTCGTTTCCGGTGCCGGTGCCTAATGGCAGCCGACTGCACTAA
- a CDS encoding aldo/keto reductase gives MDLTSFRTLGHSGLVVSPLALGTMTFGTPRWGSPDAVSQQIFNAYIDAGGNFLDTADVYSGGRSEELVGTYITERRLRDQLVLATKFGFNAQPGNPHAGGNGRKNIYRALEGSLRRLQTDYVDLYWLHVWDMVTPVEEVLQTLGDLVRAGKIRYFGFSDMPAWYTAKAATLAAAHAVPGPIAMQLAYSLVERNIEHEHVPAALNSGLGITLWSPLAAGFLAGKYERAEAGATGEGRLSGPNSFGDALFTERNWRILEALRNVAAQAERPLAQVAMAWVLAQPGVTSPIIGASQVEQLHDSLAALDVQLNSEQLTMLNEASALAPTFPYSIFTPAINRGIFGGNTVTGWR, from the coding sequence ATGGATCTTACTTCCTTCCGAACCCTAGGCCACTCCGGCCTCGTCGTCAGCCCGCTTGCGCTGGGCACCATGACCTTCGGCACACCGCGCTGGGGCTCTCCCGATGCGGTTTCCCAGCAAATCTTCAATGCCTATATAGACGCCGGCGGCAATTTCCTAGACACGGCCGATGTGTATTCTGGCGGGCGGAGCGAGGAGCTAGTGGGTACCTACATCACGGAGCGGCGCTTACGCGACCAACTGGTGCTGGCTACTAAGTTTGGCTTCAATGCCCAGCCCGGCAACCCGCACGCGGGCGGCAATGGCCGCAAAAACATCTACCGCGCCCTGGAAGGCTCCCTCCGCCGCCTCCAAACGGATTATGTAGACCTATACTGGCTGCACGTTTGGGATATGGTGACGCCGGTGGAAGAAGTTCTGCAAACCCTCGGCGACCTGGTGCGCGCGGGCAAAATCCGCTATTTCGGCTTCTCCGATATGCCCGCCTGGTACACCGCTAAGGCTGCTACGCTGGCCGCCGCGCATGCTGTACCCGGCCCCATTGCCATGCAACTGGCCTACTCTCTGGTTGAGCGGAATATTGAACACGAGCACGTGCCCGCTGCGCTAAATAGTGGCCTGGGCATCACGCTGTGGAGCCCCTTAGCGGCCGGTTTTCTGGCGGGCAAATACGAACGGGCCGAAGCGGGTGCTACCGGCGAAGGCCGGCTCAGTGGGCCCAACTCCTTCGGCGATGCCCTCTTCACGGAGCGTAACTGGCGCATACTGGAGGCCCTGCGCAACGTGGCAGCCCAGGCAGAGCGCCCATTGGCGCAGGTAGCCATGGCGTGGGTACTAGCTCAGCCCGGCGTAACCTCACCCATTATAGGCGCCAGCCAGGTAGAGCAGCTGCACGACAGCCTGGCCGCACTGGATGTGCAACTGAACTCAGAGCAGCTTACGATGCTAAATGAGGCCAGCGCACTTGCTCCAACTTTTCCCTACAGCATCTTCACGCCAGCTATAAACCGCGGCATTTTTGGGGGTAACACCGTGACGGGCTGGCGGTAA
- a CDS encoding MATE family efflux transporter, giving the protein MPLSALRSHLRPTLNLAYPVMLSQLGHVLVNVCDSMVVGQTGKVALAAVSLSVSVCTVVMVFGMGLAMGITPLVAAADGRRDVAELGRLLVNGVWLCTVAGVVLGGLGLLLPPFLPYLQQEPAVAALAAPWIRVIFLSLLPLMVFQGFKQFAEGLGLTRQAMLLSVQANLLNAFLCYAMVFGKFGFPEMGMIGAAWATVIARTLMAVLMAAYVLVAVRVRPYREAAALNLWPDAAGLHRLLGLGSPIGVQMMFEMGAFSFSAIMIGWLGATELAAHQIAINVASVTYMAASGIAAAATIRVGKLRGSGHPEEARQAGFASYVITFAFMSLMGLLLIVGRHYIPQYYNHDPAVIAQAASLLLIAAAFQVSDGLQVVGLGALRGLEDVKIPSVVALLAYWAAALPLGYVLGFPLGMGATGVWLGLLTGLTLVAGLLLLRFRHRSQMLAKAHLNEVVAIVR; this is encoded by the coding sequence ATGCCTCTTTCTGCCCTTCGCTCCCACCTTCGTCCTACCCTCAACTTAGCCTATCCTGTGATGCTCAGCCAGCTCGGGCACGTGTTGGTAAACGTGTGCGATAGTATGGTGGTAGGCCAAACGGGTAAGGTAGCGCTAGCGGCCGTATCGTTGAGCGTGAGCGTCTGCACCGTCGTGATGGTGTTCGGGATGGGGCTGGCCATGGGCATTACGCCGCTGGTAGCCGCCGCCGATGGCCGCCGCGATGTAGCGGAACTGGGGCGCCTGCTCGTGAACGGCGTATGGCTATGCACGGTGGCCGGAGTGGTGCTGGGTGGCCTAGGCCTCTTGTTGCCGCCGTTTCTGCCGTATCTGCAGCAGGAACCCGCCGTGGCTGCCCTTGCTGCTCCCTGGATTCGGGTGATTTTTCTGTCCTTGCTGCCCCTCATGGTGTTTCAGGGCTTCAAGCAATTCGCCGAGGGGCTGGGCCTCACGCGCCAGGCCATGCTGCTTTCGGTGCAGGCCAACCTGCTCAATGCCTTTTTGTGCTACGCTATGGTCTTTGGCAAATTCGGCTTTCCTGAAATGGGTATGATTGGCGCCGCCTGGGCTACCGTCATTGCCCGCACCCTGATGGCGGTGCTCATGGCTGCCTACGTGTTGGTGGCCGTGCGGGTGCGCCCCTACCGCGAGGCTGCCGCCCTCAATCTGTGGCCCGATGCAGCCGGACTGCACCGCCTGCTAGGCCTGGGCTCACCAATTGGTGTGCAGATGATGTTTGAAATGGGTGCGTTCAGCTTCTCCGCCATCATGATTGGCTGGCTGGGCGCTACGGAGCTAGCGGCTCACCAAATTGCTATCAACGTGGCTTCCGTCACGTACATGGCCGCCAGCGGAATTGCGGCGGCGGCCACCATTCGGGTAGGCAAGCTGCGCGGTTCCGGCCATCCCGAAGAAGCCCGGCAGGCCGGCTTTGCGTCTTACGTCATCACGTTTGCATTCATGAGCCTAATGGGTCTGCTGCTGATTGTAGGCCGCCACTACATTCCGCAGTATTACAACCACGACCCCGCCGTAATTGCCCAGGCGGCTTCCCTGCTCCTTATTGCGGCTGCTTTCCAGGTTTCCGATGGCCTACAGGTGGTGGGACTGGGGGCGTTGCGCGGCCTGGAAGATGTAAAAATACCCTCTGTGGTGGCCCTGCTGGCCTACTGGGCGGCGGCGCTGCCCCTGGGCTATGTGCTGGGATTCCCGCTGGGCATGGGCGCTACGGGCGTTTGGCTGGGCCTGCTTACGGGGCTTACGTTGGTGGCGGGCCTGTTGCTGCTGCGCTTCCGCCATCGCAGCCAGATGCTGGCCAAAGCCCACCTGAACGAAGTAGTAGCCATCGTGCGTTAG
- a CDS encoding DUF58 domain-containing protein, translated as MNPATPSPFQQLVRRLRQMEIRILKTVDAQLQGNFHSVFKGTGLEFDDVRLYQYGDEVRAIDWAVSSKGHGTFVKTYKEEREQQVLLLLDVSGSQKVGAANRRKLDVGREICGVLALAAARQDAQLGILAFSDQKELYLPPGKGIRHAYALIKRLFSLEPESRQTAVGAGIKQALGLLKRRTIVLLISDFIDTNYERELTMLARKHDLVVLQLLDKREREFPPLGIIPLHDQESGRTVWVNTSAQSFRERYRATYEQNREQIGQICRRHRTEYLSIATDTDFIPQLVRLFRQRNQRGGRG; from the coding sequence ATGAATCCTGCCACGCCTTCTCCCTTCCAGCAGCTCGTCCGGCGACTTCGCCAGATGGAAATCCGTATTCTGAAAACGGTGGACGCGCAACTGCAGGGAAACTTTCATTCGGTTTTCAAAGGCACTGGCCTGGAGTTCGACGACGTGCGCCTCTACCAGTACGGCGACGAGGTGCGCGCCATCGATTGGGCCGTATCCAGCAAGGGCCACGGCACCTTCGTGAAAACCTACAAGGAAGAACGCGAGCAGCAGGTGCTTTTATTGCTGGACGTGAGCGGCTCGCAGAAAGTAGGGGCCGCCAACCGCCGCAAGCTGGATGTGGGCCGCGAAATTTGCGGGGTGCTGGCCCTAGCGGCCGCCCGCCAAGATGCCCAGCTCGGTATTCTGGCTTTTTCTGATCAGAAAGAGCTCTATCTGCCCCCCGGCAAAGGCATCCGGCACGCGTATGCCCTCATCAAACGGCTGTTTTCGCTGGAGCCCGAAAGCCGCCAAACGGCCGTAGGAGCTGGCATAAAGCAAGCCCTAGGCCTGTTGAAACGCCGCACTATTGTGCTCCTGATTTCCGATTTCATTGACACCAATTACGAGCGGGAGCTGACCATGCTGGCCCGCAAACACGATCTGGTGGTGTTGCAGCTGCTGGATAAGCGGGAACGGGAGTTTCCGCCGCTGGGCATCATTCCGCTCCACGACCAGGAATCGGGCCGGACGGTGTGGGTAAATACTTCGGCCCAGTCGTTTCGGGAGCGGTACCGCGCCACCTACGAGCAAAACCGCGAGCAAATCGGCCAGATTTGCCGCCGCCACCGCACCGAATACCTTTCCATTGCTACCGACACCGATTTTATTCCGCAGCTGGTTCGGCTGTTTCGGCAGCGCAACCAACGGGGCGGCCGTGGGTAA